A genomic window from Negativicutes bacterium includes:
- the mfd gene encoding transcription-repair coupling factor, producing MKNFFDIFNDDNIIKASECYAFSQQQSLIYGVAGTQKSLIIAKGYNLAQKATIIITSSKDSMAQLESDLSSLLPQTQIVKLPSLDVVSFSAVAKSLELVAQRLDVLGKLVRNENIIVLTTGEAVIQKNLSKHDFEQARINLKLRMSIELENVLERLVKLGYVRVDEVEIMGEFSVRGGIIDVFPVNATQPIRIEFYGDEIDSIRTYDINSKLSLDSISQIDILPLAQPEDYDKMANCLSYLPQDSTVIFDEPARIKEQIEKILQENPEVKKQLFSWQEIVEFAKNYNILYLTLLLQKPQYSEPKEVISIVSKSVVPFHKKIELLANEIKAWRHKNYKIVIFMSTKQKALSLQEELARYNVRACFAAKEPIDFAEGITIAINVFNNGFELPEAKVVVVTEKEILGTQKKKPLQRVAKGEKIAYFRDINIGDYVVHINHGIGKYIGVETIDLAGIKKDYLHIKYAGTDKIFVPTDQVNLLQKYIGAEGQTPKLSKMGGTDWHKTKSKAKAAVADIAKELIELYATRQVATGFAFEQDNNWQAEFEDAFAYEETPDQLQAIKEIKADMEKAEPMDRLLCGDVGFGKTEVAVRAAFKAVMSGKQVAVLVPTTVLAQQHFQTFKSRFAKFGPVVDLICRFRTAKEQQETLEKVETGRVDVLVGTHRILNKTVKFKDLGLLIVDEEQRFGVAQKEKMKKLSAGIDCLTLSATPIPRTLHMSLVGARDMSIIETPPEERIPVQTYVVENNDEVIKDAIKRELKRGGQVYLVYNKVASIDKISHHLAQMLPDARIQTAHGQMSEALLEKVMVEFYEGKYDVLVCTSIIENGLDVPNANTIIVYDADHFGLSQLYQMRGRVGRSHVMAFAYLTYRKDKVLTEVAEKRLQAIKEFAELGAGFKIAMRDLEIRGAGNLLGAQQHGHIASVGFEMYCRLLEEAMQELKTGQPVKLQPEPTIEIKVEAYLSGDYINDAMHKIEFYQKIAAVRTEEHISAIIAELIDRFGEPSIATLNLLEVARIKNIMRELGIESILEQHNRLDIILGENVNINVENIIKLQEQLLHKVKILQGPPERILINFNNKHILQQLKKILGILAGTEKGDK from the coding sequence ATGAAGAATTTTTTTGATATTTTTAATGATGACAATATTATAAAAGCTAGTGAATGTTATGCTTTTTCTCAACAACAAAGTCTTATTTATGGTGTTGCAGGTACGCAAAAAAGTCTGATTATTGCCAAGGGATATAATTTGGCGCAAAAAGCAACTATCATTATCACTAGTAGCAAGGATAGTATGGCGCAGCTAGAAAGTGATTTGAGTAGCTTGTTACCACAAACGCAGATTGTAAAATTACCGTCTTTAGATGTAGTTAGTTTTTCTGCAGTGGCGAAAAGCTTGGAGCTTGTGGCACAGCGCCTTGATGTTTTAGGGAAATTGGTGCGTAACGAAAATATTATTGTGTTGACGACCGGTGAAGCTGTTATTCAAAAAAATCTTTCAAAACATGACTTTGAGCAGGCAAGAATTAATTTAAAGCTACGAATGAGTATTGAATTAGAAAATGTTTTAGAAAGATTAGTGAAATTAGGTTATGTCAGAGTTGATGAAGTAGAAATAATGGGTGAATTTAGTGTGCGTGGCGGAATTATTGATGTATTTCCGGTTAATGCAACTCAACCGATTAGAATAGAGTTTTATGGTGATGAAATTGATTCCATAAGGACTTATGACATTAATAGTAAACTGTCACTAGATAGCATTTCGCAAATTGATATTTTACCATTAGCGCAACCGGAAGATTATGATAAAATGGCGAATTGTTTGAGTTATCTACCACAGGACAGTACTGTTATTTTTGATGAACCGGCGCGAATTAAAGAGCAAATTGAAAAGATTTTACAAGAAAATCCCGAAGTTAAGAAACAATTATTTTCTTGGCAAGAAATTGTGGAGTTTGCGAAAAATTACAATATTTTATACTTGACTTTATTATTACAAAAACCACAGTATAGCGAGCCTAAAGAAGTTATAAGTATTGTTAGTAAATCTGTGGTGCCATTTCATAAGAAAATAGAGTTGCTGGCCAACGAAATTAAAGCCTGGCGTCATAAAAACTACAAAATTGTAATTTTTATGAGTACTAAGCAAAAAGCTTTATCTTTGCAAGAAGAATTAGCACGCTATAACGTAAGAGCTTGCTTTGCAGCAAAGGAGCCGATTGATTTTGCGGAAGGTATTACTATCGCCATTAATGTGTTTAATAATGGCTTTGAGTTACCGGAAGCGAAAGTTGTTGTAGTAACAGAAAAAGAGATTTTAGGTACTCAAAAGAAAAAGCCATTGCAACGAGTAGCTAAGGGTGAAAAAATAGCTTATTTTCGTGATATCAATATTGGCGATTATGTTGTACATATTAATCATGGTATAGGTAAATATATTGGTGTTGAAACGATTGATTTAGCCGGAATAAAAAAGGATTATTTACATATAAAATATGCGGGTACTGACAAAATTTTTGTACCGACAGATCAAGTTAATTTATTGCAAAAATATATTGGAGCCGAGGGTCAAACTCCCAAACTTAGCAAAATGGGCGGAACTGATTGGCATAAGACTAAAAGTAAAGCCAAAGCTGCAGTTGCCGATATTGCGAAGGAATTAATTGAACTTTACGCGACTAGACAGGTTGCTACCGGTTTTGCGTTTGAGCAAGATAATAATTGGCAAGCTGAGTTTGAGGATGCCTTTGCTTATGAGGAAACACCAGATCAATTGCAAGCGATTAAAGAGATAAAAGCGGACATGGAAAAAGCTGAACCGATGGATCGTCTGTTGTGTGGTGATGTCGGCTTTGGCAAGACAGAGGTTGCTGTTAGAGCTGCCTTTAAAGCGGTGATGAGTGGTAAACAAGTGGCAGTGTTAGTACCGACGACAGTGTTGGCGCAACAACATTTTCAAACCTTTAAGAGTCGTTTTGCTAAATTTGGGCCGGTGGTTGATTTGATTTGTCGCTTTAGAACAGCTAAAGAACAACAAGAAACCTTGGAAAAAGTTGAAACTGGCAGAGTGGATGTGTTAGTTGGTACACATCGAATTCTTAATAAAACGGTAAAGTTTAAGGATTTGGGCTTATTAATTGTAGATGAGGAACAACGCTTTGGGGTAGCGCAGAAGGAAAAAATGAAGAAGCTTAGCGCTGGTATTGATTGTTTAACATTAAGTGCGACGCCAATTCCACGAACACTTCATATGTCGCTTGTGGGTGCTCGCGATATGAGTATTATTGAAACACCGCCTGAAGAACGCATTCCGGTACAAACTTATGTTGTTGAAAATAATGATGAGGTTATTAAAGATGCTATTAAGCGTGAATTAAAGCGCGGTGGACAAGTTTATTTAGTTTATAATAAAGTTGCAAGTATTGATAAAATCAGCCATCATTTAGCTCAAATGTTGCCTGATGCCAGAATTCAAACTGCGCATGGTCAAATGTCGGAAGCTTTGTTAGAAAAGGTAATGGTAGAGTTTTATGAAGGAAAATATGATGTGCTGGTTTGTACCAGTATTATAGAAAATGGTTTGGATGTTCCTAATGCCAATACTATTATTGTTTATGACGCGGATCATTTTGGATTATCACAACTTTATCAAATGAGAGGCCGGGTAGGCCGATCTCATGTGATGGCATTTGCTTATTTGACTTATCGTAAAGATAAGGTTTTAACAGAAGTTGCAGAAAAACGGTTACAGGCGATAAAGGAATTTGCTGAACTGGGAGCTGGTTTTAAAATCGCTATGCGCGACCTGGAAATCCGTGGTGCTGGAAATTTATTGGGAGCGCAGCAACATGGACATATTGCCAGTGTTGGTTTTGAAATGTATTGTCGTTTGTTAGAAGAAGCAATGCAAGAGCTGAAAACCGGTCAACCGGTTAAACTTCAACCGGAGCCGACTATCGAAATAAAAGTGGAAGCATATTTAAGTGGTGATTATATTAATGATGCTATGCATAAAATAGAGTTTTATCAAAAAATAGCAGCAGTAAGAACTGAAGAGCATATTAGTGCAATCATTGCAGAGTTAATTGACCGTTTTGGTGAGCCTAGTATTGCTACTTTGAATTTATTAGAAGTAGCAAGAATAAAAAATATAATGCGAGAGCTTGGTATTGAGAGTATTTTAGAACAGCATAATCGATTAGATATCATTTTAGGTGAAAATGTTAATATTAATGTGGAAAATATCATTAAGCTCCAAGAACAACTGTTGCATAAGGTGAAAATATTACAAGGTCCACCGGAGCGAATTTTAATTAACTTTAATAATAAACATATCTTACAGCAACTAAAAAAAATCCTGGGAATTTTAGCAGGGACAGAAAAAGGAGATAAATAA
- a CDS encoding rhodanese-like domain-containing protein translates to MKNIYLLIIAFVMIVGAGYFFQLRSNSDKAPYKISANVAAEMMKESANVIVVDVRTPEEYQQGHIENAKLLPLSELEEKASAVIPDKSKKILLYCRSGRRSAVAAELLVNSGYEKVYDFGGINDWKGKLVRE, encoded by the coding sequence TTGAAAAATATATACTTATTGATAATAGCCTTTGTGATGATTGTAGGAGCAGGATATTTTTTTCAATTAAGGTCAAACAGTGATAAAGCTCCTTATAAAATTAGTGCTAATGTGGCAGCTGAAATGATGAAAGAATCAGCTAATGTGATTGTTGTTGATGTTAGAACGCCTGAAGAATATCAGCAAGGTCATATTGAAAATGCTAAACTACTGCCACTAAGTGAACTTGAAGAAAAAGCATCGGCGGTCATTCCTGATAAAAGCAAAAAAATATTATTATATTGTCGTAGTGGTAGAAGGAGTGCTGTGGCTGCTGAACTTTTAGTAAACAGTGGTTATGAGAAAGTATATGATTTTGGTGGAATTAATGATTGGAAGGGAAAGCTAGTTAGAGAGTAA